A window of Paraburkholderia megapolitana genomic DNA:
TCTTAGGTGTATCGATTTACTAAAGGCAATTGAATTCGCAAACGATGAAAGTCATGCGAATTGGCTTGGAAAATTCAGTGGCCCTCGCTAAGCGACCTTGAAATTTCTTTAGCAATTGCCTCGTCCTTGTAGTCGAGTTTTTCGTAGCCGCAAGCGACGAACGACGCTTGTTCGACGAACCCGGTGCGACCGCTAATGTTCGTAGCCGCTCGTACTTCGCCGTCCGTCCTCCGTGACGACGCGTGCCGCACAACCCAGCGTAGCCCCGAATATTCGGTTCGCATGTCCCAGCCGCCACGCGTGTTCGGTCACAATCTTGTCGCCTTCCAATTAGTAATATTAGGCATAATATTTTCAACACCTCGCCCTTTGGTGTCTCGAACTCCCGTACCTAGGCATAGATTCCCGCTCTATCGCGCGAAAATACGGGATTGTCCTGGGGCGAAGGGGTGAACTTGTTGATTAATATTATTACCTGACAAGCCTGCTACACCGCCACGTGTCGCTCAAGTGCAGCCCAGCTTGCCGGCATCTTCACGCTTTACCCCATCACCGATCTCCTTTCCCGGCGCTGCACGAACGAAGCAGCATGTCGCGTCACCCTGTAGCGCCTGCTCTAACCCGCAGGAGTAAGTGACCGTTCTATGGAATACCTGCTTGACCAGTGACGATCCCCGGCAACTCAGTCTCTACAACAAGGTTGTGCGGGCCCAATCAGAAGCGTGGTTTCATCGGAGGAAGTCATGATGTCCAGAGGAATTGGATTAATTTCCGTTTTGTTGGCGATGACAGTCGGGCTTGCTGCATGTGATGGATCGAGTAGCGGTGCGTCCGGTTCTCAGGCGGCAGGCGTGGCAAACGCGAACGCCAATGCGAATACGAATGCGTCGGCACAAAACGCGGCGACGCAATCGAATGCTGCCGCCTCGTCAAATGACAGCACATCGACGGACGAGGCTAACGCGGTGTCTCTACCTTGCGATACCGCCGCAACAGCCAATACGCCGTGCTCCGCGGCACACAGCGTGACGCGCCTGCTAACGAGAAATTACAAGGGCCCTTTGTTCCAGATACAACGCGCATCTGACCATGCGATGCAGAACGTCTACCCCTATACGTCGGGTACCTTGCCACACGGTGCAGACCGTACGTTGATCGGCTCAGCCAACGTCAAGAACGCGAACGCGTTTTGCAGCAACACAACCTGTTCAGTTACGTACATCTACGATCAGATGGACCTCGTTGCGCCCCTCAAAGGCGGAGCGTTTGGCAATGTGCCTGCCACGCTCACGCTCAACCAGGACGGAACGGAGTCGCTGACCGTTGCGGGCAGTGGATCGGGATCGCAAAAGACAACGACTGTTCCGGTCCTCAACGGCTTTGCGACGATCACGTTGCCGGGAAGAGCATTGACGGTCCAACTGAGCAGTCCACCAGCTGCGCTAACCGCCCAGTCACCGACTCTTCAGCTCACGATCGGTAACGACTTGCCGGCGCTTGCTGGCACCCCCGCCACGCTAGGCTTCGTGCCACTGCAAGGCGCGCAGATTCCGGCTCTGGGGACATTGGCGGGACAGGCGTACCGCAACAGGTTCGGCACGGTGAACCAGTCGATTGGCGACAGCGACATCGCCGAATACATGGTGGCGGGCGCACACTATAGCCAGTCCTCGACGTGCTGCGGCACCTACGGAAATATGGAGAACACGACGCACCCAAGCACGGAAGTCGAAGGGGAAATGTTTGGACTGGCGTTCGCAAACGGCGCCTCGGCCCCTTACGGCTACTGTGACGGTGAGTCGAGCCAGGCACCCGGTGTAAAAGATCCGGCATGCAACGCACTCGATACGAACTGGCCGGGCGTCGACGCGGAAGCAGGCGTTTATCTGTACGGCCCGCAACAGCCCGCGAAAGAGAAGTTCGTCACGGTACTCGCGAAATACTCACCGTTGACCGCGTCAAATGTCTTCGCAGTTAAAGGCGGTTCCGCCTCGCAAAGTGTTCTCACAGCGGTCTTTGACCAGGCGCCGCCGGAAGCCTATCAATTCGGCGGCCTTGCGGGTCACGCATTTAACGGGCAATGGCAGGGCGGTTTGTCGCTGGGCGAAGGCGGCGATGGTAGCGCTGCGCCGATCCAGTTCTTCGAAGGCGCGGTGATCACCAAGGCAACATCCAATACGACCGATAACGCAATTCAAGCGAGCATCGCAGGCTTTTACGGACCGCCGGCCGACAAAGCGGCAGCTGCCTGCTATGCAAACAATCTGATCAACTCGCCGTTGGGTCTTGCCGCACCGGACGCATGGTCCCAGTCAAATGGCGGCACGGCCGAACCTGCGACGGATATCTCGAGAGTCAACAAAGGGGCCGCCGAGGTTATCAGCACAAATGGCTCGTCGGTTTCCAACATCCATGAGGTCATTAGAGTTCAGGGCGGGCAGTCGTATAGCTTCACCGACTACGTACTCGCTACCACCAACGCAACGGTCTTTCCTGGTGGATCGATTCAGACCGACGATGCAAACGGCACCGAATTTGGTTGGGTGATCAATACGAATACGGGTGCTGTAGTGCGTGGGACATGGGGCGCGGGGCAGGCGACTTCGCTGAGCGCAGTGAAATCGGGCAACTGGTGGAAAGTAACGATGACGCTTACGGCTCCCGCGGGATCGAACAATGCGTCCGTGTTTATCGATCCGCCTACGTCTAGCGCTAGCGGAGTTCGCTCACAGCAAGCGGCTTATCTGAGTGCTACGCATTACTGTCCTGGTCTTGCGATTGTGTCTAACCTGGGGATGTAGGGCTGAAGCTTTGGTTGACCTTCTGGAGATTCCGGTTTGTCGGGGAATGGAGTCTCTGGAAGTTCGACGGGGAAGTAAGCGAAGTGCAGGTTGGAAGTTTGTGAGCAGGTGATTCGGATGGTGCTTCGGCGCCATCCGGATACGAATTAGCGCTGCGGATATCGCCGTCATACCTCGGGCGTTTCAAGCGTCTTCCACCGTTCAAGTTTGTCGACCTGTTTGTGAAGCCATTTAGGCGGGAGCACAGCGGAACCCCACTCGTCGCTGCGGCTTGCATACTCCCCCAGAAACCAGAAGTGCCGCGCAGACACAAACGGCGCTATAGCTGTGAAATCGCTCGAAGATAATGGCGACGATTCGCGATATCCCTCGATAAACGACTTCCATCGCTCAAGCTGTTCTGCGTCCAGCTCCGACTCCTTGGTGTTCAACAAATTAGCCCACAGATAAACCGCGAGATCGTAAGCGAGGTAGCCCGGACCACCATCGTCGAAATCAAAGAACGATGCGATGCGACTCCCGTCCGAAGAATCGGTCATAAACGTGTTTCCACCATGGCAGTCACCGTGACAAGCCACCGTGGTCAATTGCGTCGCCGCTTCGATCTTCTCGATCAGAACCGAGGCAACGGATCTCAATCGTCCCTCAAGAACCTCATCCATCGACGAGTGATCCAGAAGCCGTTGTAGCGGTCGATTGATCAAATGATCGACATTCAGAACATACTTGCTTGCTGGTCCACTATAGGTCTGCGCTAAACGATGAAGATTTGCGAGGCTCGCAGCCATCGTTCTAACGTCACGCAACGCGACGCCTGGCGGATCGCCTGCAAGAAATTCAAATATGACAAGCGAGCGATGACCTTCCGCTGTGTCAACCTCGATACTCAGAGCACCGGTATTCGTGCGGATTGGTGCGGCTACATGACCACCTAAGGTCTTAAGATGAAAAAGCAGCGAGGTTTCGTAACTAACATTTGACTCTCCTCTAGCCCGACGTGAGCTTAGACGAGCTACGCTGCGGCGGCCATCGGCAAAGCGAAGGTCGTAAACATCGTTGAAACCCCTGCGTAACAAGCCACAGGTAAGCGCCGGTTCAAAAGGATACGTCGAGGCGATGAAATCGCGGAGTTCGTTTCCATCGATCGTCGAATACACCGCTCGAAGTGGCCTGCGGGTGGCATTCTCAAGGTCGACCATATAGACGCTCCAGAACTTGACGCGATATCGCATTTTCCATGCGTTTCCTTTCAATGAGCTTCTCCGGAGATTCGTCGAAGCCACCACGATTTCTTGACGCCCACCATCCGCATTTTTGCACCGCGTTTACACGGGGAAGTCTACCCTCGAAGTTGTCTGAAACAACCACCGTGGCTCGGCCACATCTCATGGCTCTCACACAACCGCTGCAGATTTTCGACGCCGTGCCCCAACGCGCACGACCGATCTCCCGCAACAACGTCATCCCGTTCCGCGCCCCACGTGTGCTGCTCCCCGTAACGCTTCCTGGCCGTACCGAAGCGGCTTCGCGCGAGCTGCTGCGAACGCTTCTGTACTCCCCGCTAGGCGTCTACGTGGTCCGCACGGAAATCGTCCGCGGAAACGTTCTCGTGCATTTCGACATTGCACCCGATGATCTCGACTGCACGATGCACACGCTGATTGCCACCTTGCCCGAGGCAATCATCGGGCAACTACGACGCCGTGGCGCCAGCGCGGAGGTACGCTAGTCATGTACTCAGGAGTCTGGTTGCCGATTGTCACGCCGTTTCGCAACGGCGCCGTAGATATCGACGCGTTGCAACGTCTCGCCGACTACTATCTGCGCACGGAGATTAGTGGCTTCGTCGCATTGGGTACCACCGGCGAAGCAGCGCTGCTGTCAGAGGGTGAGCGCGTTGAGGTATTGCAAGCGCTAACGGATGTCGTTGGTACGCGCCTGCCCGTGCTGATAGGCGTGGGCGGCTCCGATACGCGCGAAGTCCTGCGCGAGATCCAGCGTTACGAACACTGGGACTGTGCCGGCTACCTGGTCTCCCCGCCTTCCTACATCTGCCCCGATCAAACCGGTGTGCAGTGGCACTTCGAACAGGTGGCGCGCGCAACCGATCACTCGATCGTGCTCTACGACGTCCCGCATCGCACCGGCGTGGCAATCGCACCGGCTACGGTCGAACGCCTGCTGGAACACGACAACATCCTCGCGATCAAGGAATGCGTGAAGGATCACTTCGACGCATTGCATAGCCTGCCGATCAGCGTGCTGTGCGGCACCGACGAAGCATTTGTCGACTGCGTAAGCGGCGGTGGATCGGGTGGCATTCTGGCAAGCGCACATGTCTGTGCGGATCTGCTGGTCGAAGTGCAGGAACTGGTCCAGACCGATCGCGAGGTAGAGGCGCGCACGCTATTTGCGAGCTTGCTGCCGGTGTTGCGGCTGTTGTTCGCTGCACCGAATCCCTCCGCAATCAAGGCGATGCTGGCATTCGATCACCCGATGACGGATGAAACCCGCATGCCCATCACGCGCGCTTCTGCGCAGCTGGTGGAGCGTTTGTCGCAGGCCCGCGATACGTTGCAGGATCTGCGCTCGGAGTTTGCCCTCGCGACAAGTTAGCCTTCGTCCTGGCTGTTAGAGCGAATAGTGAAATTCGTCGCTGACGGATCCTTTAAACTCGTCAGCGTTCTTCACATGCCGGTCAAGGACAAAACCAAGCGACTCAACGAGCCGAATCGATGCGACATTGCGCGTGTCGATTGCGGCATTGAACCTGGTGATCCCGTACGCTGCGCGAAGCGCGGGAAGCAACCCGCTTAAAGCTTCTCTCGCATAGCCCTGACGTTGACTCGACGAGAAAACGAAATACGCTACCCAGGCCTCTTTCGCATTCAGGTCTACCGTGGCCTGGACATAGCCGTGCGACCTGCCATCGAGACCAATCAACGCCCAGTTCAGCCATGCCTCAGTACCATCAGGGGAACGACGCCCTTCTAGCATGCGATATCTGGCAGCCAGATCCTCGACGTTCCCCGGTGGCTCTTCCGGAATGTAGCGATAGCAAGCGGGATCGCTCAATCCGTCGAACATCGTTGCGGCGTGGCTCGCAGCAAGAGGTTCAAGTCTGATACGAGGTGTCGACAGAATTGAAGAATCAAAGGATGTTGTGTTCAGGATGTTCATCTCGCTAGTTGTTGAAGACTCAGTCCGAGAAAACGTACTGGCCGTTCACCTTCCTGACGCCCAAAAACGCAAAATCCGGGAACAGCCGTTGACGGACATACCAGACGTAAACGATAACCGCAACGCCGATTGCCATCCCCAGTGAGGTCGAAACAGGGTCCTCCACGAAACTCGATATCTGCCCCGGCATCGCTACTATCGAGAGAAGGATAAATGCGTTGTATACGCTGGCTTTGTTTTTCGCGAATCCCCACACAAACAGCCCGGTGATAAGCAGCACAATCGCCCCGACCACCAACCCCACAGTCGGCGAGTCACTGGCAGCAATAGAGATCCCCGCGAGAATACCGAGCACCCCCTGGATGCAGATAATAGCGATGATGATTCCACGATGGATCTTGTTCTCGGCGTAGCGTCGTGGATCGAGATGCGCCGCGATAAAGTACGCAACAACCCGATCCTTGACACCCCTCCCGGATAGCACAGCAAAAACGTCCTGCTTCTTTTTGCCGGCGGACAGCATCTCGGTTACCTCGACCTGCAATTCCTTGTTGTTCATGTTTGGCTCCTCGGCTTTAACCCCCACACGCTTCACGTGCAATTCGCGCGCGCCCTCTCATTTATCGACCGCCCTCATTAGAACATCGGATGCGCCGCCGGATAAAGCGCCGTTCTCAAGGCAAGTCCACCGAGCACAACAAAGATAATGGCCGCGAGAATATGCACTGCCTTAGTCGGCAGACGGTCCGCGAACTTGTGTCCAAGATAGATAACCGGTACGTTCGCCAGCATCATGCCCAACGTCGTACCCGCGACCACGCCGAAAAACTCATGAAATCGCGCAGCAAGCGCGATCGTCACGATTTGAGTCTTGTCGCCCATCTCCGCGAGAAAGAACGTCACGGCCGTCGTGCCGAATACGCCGAGCGTATTTTTCGTCACCGCCGCATCGGCGTCGTCGAGCTTATCCGGAACGAGAATCCACACGGCCATTACCGCAAACGATGCAACGACTGCCCAATTCAAAATGCCGGGGCTCAGAACGCTCGCGAGCCATGCGCCTAATGCGCCGGATGCCGCGTGGTTTATCAACGTCGCGGCAAACACGCCTAGAGCGATAGGAATTGGCTTGCGATAACGCGCAGCCAGCACGAGAGACAGCAGCTGTGTCTTGTCGCCGATTTCGGCGAGGCCCACCACGCTGGTCGAAACGAGAAAGGATTGCATGTGGAGTTGTACCCGGGCCGCGCTGATAAAACGCGATGACGCGCATTCCGGCGACCCGGTTAGGTCGGAATGCGTGTCATCGGTCTTGCCAGGCATATCGCTGCGTACGCCATGGAGGGTCTTGCGACTCCCCAAGTATGTTGACGTGCGCCCCCGAACATCGCGTCCAGGGCGGCTACTCCCCAATGAGCTGGCGCGATTCTATCGCGTCAGGTGTTACAGCAGCAAGTCGATTGAAGGGTGAAAAATTACATAAACCTTTCTGACGTGCTATGCTCGCCCCTGTCTTTGGGGAGTAGCCGGCTTCCGCCCGGAAGCGCCTGCATCAACATACTCGGTCGCACAGATCGTGGTGCAGGCAGCCGTCAGGTTGGCAAGACCATCGACACATCACGCGACCGGTCGGGCGCGGCGATGTGTCATGGTTCTCTGCCCGACCTTGAGTGCTCGCTCTCATGAATCCTGTCGCAACCCTGTTCCTCGCCTTCGCCA
This region includes:
- a CDS encoding arabinofuranosidase catalytic domain-containing protein; its protein translation is MTVGLAACDGSSSGASGSQAAGVANANANANTNASAQNAATQSNAAASSNDSTSTDEANAVSLPCDTAATANTPCSAAHSVTRLLTRNYKGPLFQIQRASDHAMQNVYPYTSGTLPHGADRTLIGSANVKNANAFCSNTTCSVTYIYDQMDLVAPLKGGAFGNVPATLTLNQDGTESLTVAGSGSGSQKTTTVPVLNGFATITLPGRALTVQLSSPPAALTAQSPTLQLTIGNDLPALAGTPATLGFVPLQGAQIPALGTLAGQAYRNRFGTVNQSIGDSDIAEYMVAGAHYSQSSTCCGTYGNMENTTHPSTEVEGEMFGLAFANGASAPYGYCDGESSQAPGVKDPACNALDTNWPGVDAEAGVYLYGPQQPAKEKFVTVLAKYSPLTASNVFAVKGGSASQSVLTAVFDQAPPEAYQFGGLAGHAFNGQWQGGLSLGEGGDGSAAPIQFFEGAVITKATSNTTDNAIQASIAGFYGPPADKAAAACYANNLINSPLGLAAPDAWSQSNGGTAEPATDISRVNKGAAEVISTNGSSVSNIHEVIRVQGGQSYSFTDYVLATTNATVFPGGSIQTDDANGTEFGWVINTNTGAVVRGTWGAGQATSLSAVKSGNWWKVTMTLTAPAGSNNASVFIDPPTSSASGVRSQQAAYLSATHYCPGLAIVSNLGM
- a CDS encoding phosphotransferase enzyme family protein, which encodes MVDLENATRRPLRAVYSTIDGNELRDFIASTYPFEPALTCGLLRRGFNDVYDLRFADGRRSVARLSSRRARGESNVSYETSLLFHLKTLGGHVAAPIRTNTGALSIEVDTAEGHRSLVIFEFLAGDPPGVALRDVRTMAASLANLHRLAQTYSGPASKYVLNVDHLINRPLQRLLDHSSMDEVLEGRLRSVASVLIEKIEAATQLTTVACHGDCHGGNTFMTDSSDGSRIASFFDFDDGGPGYLAYDLAVYLWANLLNTKESELDAEQLERWKSFIEGYRESSPLSSSDFTAIAPFVSARHFWFLGEYASRSDEWGSAVLPPKWLHKQVDKLERWKTLETPEV
- a CDS encoding 4-hydroxy-tetrahydrodipicolinate synthase family protein; the encoded protein is MYSGVWLPIVTPFRNGAVDIDALQRLADYYLRTEISGFVALGTTGEAALLSEGERVEVLQALTDVVGTRLPVLIGVGGSDTREVLREIQRYEHWDCAGYLVSPPSYICPDQTGVQWHFEQVARATDHSIVLYDVPHRTGVAIAPATVERLLEHDNILAIKECVKDHFDALHSLPISVLCGTDEAFVDCVSGGGSGGILASAHVCADLLVEVQELVQTDREVEARTLFASLLPVLRLLFAAPNPSAIKAMLAFDHPMTDETRMPITRASAQLVERLSQARDTLQDLRSEFALATS
- a CDS encoding GNAT family N-acetyltransferase — protein: MNILNTTSFDSSILSTPRIRLEPLAASHAATMFDGLSDPACYRYIPEEPPGNVEDLAARYRMLEGRRSPDGTEAWLNWALIGLDGRSHGYVQATVDLNAKEAWVAYFVFSSSQRQGYAREALSGLLPALRAAYGITRFNAAIDTRNVASIRLVESLGFVLDRHVKNADEFKGSVSDEFHYSL
- a CDS encoding TMEM165/GDT1 family protein; amino-acid sequence: MQSFLVSTSVVGLAEIGDKTQLLSLVLAARYRKPIPIALGVFAATLINHAASGALGAWLASVLSPGILNWAVVASFAVMAVWILVPDKLDDADAAVTKNTLGVFGTTAVTFFLAEMGDKTQIVTIALAARFHEFFGVVAGTTLGMMLANVPVIYLGHKFADRLPTKAVHILAAIIFVVLGGLALRTALYPAAHPMF